Genomic segment of Citrus sinensis cultivar Valencia sweet orange chromosome 7, DVS_A1.0, whole genome shotgun sequence:
AACATGAAAACGATTTGTCGCTTTACGATCCTAATTTTTAACCAGCCgtaaattttaatctattaaaaaaaattagttggtGGAAATGTAAACAGAAGCAAGAAGGTTAGAATTAATAACTTTATcatgaataattaatataattagaatttaataaaactatatGTAAAAGCTTATTTCAAGAgcgaaaattttattttttatcattttttagtgcttataattataatttaatctagaagtattttaattataaaaaatatttttaaaaataagtttgacGAATAGTTTAGtgcttataattattttctacttataattaagttaatatttaatagaaagaactaaaataataaaagcaaaaacctTTGCCCGGCAATTCCttgttatttacatttttggCGCTGTCCTTGACAGAGGACTACACCGAGGAATCTCAGGCCGCGGCACACGTGCGGCGGCTTCTCGACATCGTCGCGTGCACCACACGGTTCGCCAAGTCCAGAAACTCCCGATTGCCGCCATCGTCAGAGTCATGTGCCAAAAAGAACGGCAGTAGGCCCCACCAGCCTTCACCAAACTCTGCCGCTCTGTCTGATGGAgcagcaacagcagcagcagataACCGAAGCGGGCCCCGCGCCACGTCATCGCCAGTTTCATCGGCGGTTTCTCCGAGTCTGGACATGGCGGCCATTCACCCGACGCCGAAACTCTCCGAGTTTTATGacttcttctctttctctcaccTCACTCCCCCCGTCTTAAGTAAGCGTaatgttcatttatttatttgtcttcGTTTCTTACATGGTTgatcaaaaaaaaagaaaaaaaaagaaagaggaaaatgatataaatatatgtgatttatttgaatatgaaatttgtttattgattttaatttttaataattttgattttgaagatttgagAAAATGTGAACGCAAAGAAGGAGACAAGTGCGACGgtgattattttgaaattcaggTGCCATTTAATATAAAGTTCTGATTATTGTTGTTTGTTGTTTATGGACTAATTAATTGTAGAGTTATTCAACTTGTTATTTTTGCTGATGAATTGGCCAATGAGTGTTAAAGATTTAATAATCATTGTCtgctaattaataagaatGCATGGATTATTTTCATGTCTTTGTAAGTAATGTGAGTATTTGAAAGTGCGGGAAACTGTATTTTGTGCTTACAGATAAAAATCTGCAATGGAAAGCTTATACAAGTAGTTGCATCAGTAAAAGGGTTCTATACTTTGGGAAAGCAGTTTTTCCAAAGCAACTCCCTGGTGGATCTTCTGCAAAATCTCAGTCGAGCTTTTGCCAATGTGGGTACTCAATAGTTGAATCTAcagattatttttttcttttttatctgaaTGCATCTTTTTTTCCTCCGTAAATTCAATTAGCTTACCCATCAAttgttttgttaataattatggTCATTATGCGTGATGCAGGCATATGAATCCCTAATGAAAGCTTTTGTTGAACATAATAAGGTAACAATTTCTGTGCTGACATAGTTTATTACCAATTCAAATGTgattttaacttgattttactgATATAGTATATTCAATATCCTTCTTCAGTTTGGTAATCTTCCCTATGGATTTCGAGCTAATACATGGCTTGTACCTCCATCTGTTGCTGAGTCTCCATCAAATTTCCCTTGCCTACCGGCAGAAGATGAGAATTGGGGTGGCAATGGCGGAGGCCAGGGAAGAGATGGAGAACATGATTTACGACCATGGGCGACGGAATTTGCTATACTGGCTAGGCTTCCTTGCAAAACTGAAGAGGAGAGGGTGGTTAGAGATCGGAAGGCCTTTTTGCTTCATAACCAATTTGTTGATGTCTCAATTTTTAAAGCTGTTGGAGCAATACGCCGTCTCATTGGTTCAAAT
This window contains:
- the LOC127903680 gene encoding protein REDUCED CHLOROPLAST COVERAGE 3-like; this encodes MVEEDYTEESQAAAHVRRLLDIVACTTRFAKSRNSRLPPSSESCAKKNGSRPHQPSPNSAALSDGAATAAADNRSGPRATSSPVSSAVSPSLDMAAIHPTPKLSEFYDFFSFSHLTPPVLNLRKCERKEGDKCDGDYFEIQIKICNGKLIQVVASVKGFYTLGKQFFQSNSLVDLLQNLSRAFANAYESLMKAFVEHNKFGNLPYGFRANTWLVPPSVAESPSNFPCLPAEDENWGGNGGGQGRDGEHDLRPWATEFAILARLPCKTEEERVVRDRKAFLLHNQFVDVSIFKAVGAIRRLIGSNLHTQDTINVQKGAILHEDRVGDLSITVKRDTVDASLMSEVTIKGNQSSGMSAAEVAQKNLLKGVTADESVVVHDTSSLGTVIVRHCGYTAVVKVVGDVKEKFGTQDIEIEDQPDGGANSLNINSLRLVLQKSFSAESARGDQSTLCNLDNSEAFRSLVRRVFKQSLAKLELEPTASERSIRWELGSCWVQHLQKHETPTDTKSTRSGDDIKTEHAVKGLGKQFKFLKKRENIPNLVGSINEANENDNGPA